A genome region from Halichondria panicea chromosome 15, odHalPani1.1, whole genome shotgun sequence includes the following:
- the LOC135349041 gene encoding semaphorin-5B-like codes for MQVFVFLLFCLHLALSSAYSAGISAPTCQDTTYGRICSLQGPVDTVSIIHNKLMLGSLNSLFSTSFELQVHEYADLTPKASVYENCVGFELPGQLGNDPSSCQNFVKLIQLVPAGDRILVCGTNAFRPKCTLHNVSNISVYEYMTDVQNVDNGFSPYSDNTQIVATLTSGERFFSGTRFNAFASQTIGMAPNPLQRDNTILVNVPSSDQRWLHEPTFVSSYETDSHVYFFLRERAYEVDQGKSVVYSRAVRICKSDNGMNPEAIYPTNFFLTFQKARMSCTSFATQGTIPYSYDNLQSTVFWVQPDGQQFLYGVFTSPVNAPSGSAICKFNFDPNSAGSLTKVFEDGQYLVSDGNPLTWRRVTADTFSCPGEGDNQRSISDASQYQLVFNDVTSMDSQPLHTVAGKRLDKLIVDIINYNQSTQTIMYYSTQNGDLHQLVIDDEGNRQEDVINRFGSALGHLTIRRNSDETRFLYATTDNHVMLISLGDCSKYDSCFACLDSKDAYCGWDGDRCTNKITSSPLTIIQSVLTIESRIIDTCGSRSDTTTPLTPSCQITTLDHEEEPGEISTTSVGSLSAMSDSSISIPDLVGATIGAFVVGIPVGAFVCFLFLKLFITPKKHKHSINHHRHSGQADARSNTITQVNNRITDDIQKQIQKKDLAMRDNPSYIPTIPSKIPSLQLKPTPLALAPPPSGNTHKRKNSKDINMYVSTEDDAFDECDVVPPLRSFNVAGSSHPHRGHKSIGHTTTNGVGRKKFPGYTAPRGRTDSTTWLRENSLSSEPSSPLDSPISDV; via the coding sequence ATGCAAGTTTTTGTGTTTCTACTCTTCTGTCTACATCTAGCACTGAGTTCCGCATACTCAGCTGGAATCAGTGCACCTACCTGTCAGGACACAACCTATGGTCGTATATGCTCACTGCAAGGACCTGTTGATACTGTATCCATTATCCACAATAAACTGATGTTGGGATCCTTAAACAGTCTATTTTCCACAAGTTTTGAGCTCCAAGTACACGAGTATGCTGATTTGACTCCTAAGGCCAGCGTCTACGAAAACTGTGTGGGGTTTGAGCTTCCAGGGCAGCTTGGAAACGATCCCTCATCATGCCAAAACTTTGTGAAGCTGATACAGTTGGTACCTGCAGGTGATAGAATATTGGTATGCGGTACAAATGCATTCAGACCGAAATGCACTCTACACAACGTTTCCAACATTTCTGTTTATGAATATATGACTGATGTTCAGAATGTGGACAATGGATTCAGTCCTTACTCTGACAACACCCAAATTGTTGCTACACTCACTAGTGGTGAACGATTCTTCTCTGGAACAAGATTTAATGCATTTGCTTCCCAGACCATAGGAATGGCCCCTAATCCTTTACAAAGAGATAATACAATTCTTGTCAATGTTCCTAGTTCGGATCAGCGCTGGCTGCACGAGCCAACATTTGTTTCATCTTACGAGACAGATAGTCATGTGTACTTTTTTTTGCGAGAGCGTGCCTATGAAGTTGATCAAGGAAAATCTGTGGTTTATTCAAGAGCAGTCAGGATATGTAAGAGTGACAATGGAATGAACCCAGAAGCAATTTACCCGACCAACTTTTTCCTTACATTTCAGAAGGCGAGAATGTCTTGCACTTCTTTCGCAACACAAGGCACAATACCATATTCTTATGACAACCTGCAGTCAACTGTTTTTTGGGTACAACCTGATGGGCAACAGTTTCTCTACGGAGTGTTCACCTCACCTGTTAACGCACCAAGTGGAAGTGCAATCTGCAAGTTTAATTTTGATCCCAACTCTGCCGGGAGTTTAACAAAAGTGTTTGAGGATGGGCAATATTTGGTTTCTGATGGAAATCCTCTGACATGGAGAAGAGTGACTGCAGACACGTTTTCTTGTCCAGGAGAGGGTGATAATCAACGATCAATTTCTGATGCCTCCCAGTACCAGCTGGTGTTCAATGATGTTACTTCAATGGACTCCCAACCTCTCCACACAGTCGCGGGAAAGAGACTAGACAAGCTTATCGTTGACATCATTAATTACAATCAAAGTACTCAAACTATTATGTACTATTCCACTCAAAATGGTGATCTTCATCAACTAGTGATTGATGATGAAGGAAACAGACAGGAAGATGTGATAAATCGATTTGGAAGTGCATTAGGACACCTCACTATTCGTCGTAATTCCGATGAAACTCGATTCCTGTATGCAACAACAGATAACCATGTAATGCTAATATCACTAGGTGATTGTTCTAAATATGACAGTTGCTTCGCATGCCTGGACTCGAAAGATGCATACTGTGGTTGGGACGGAGACAGGTGCACCAATAAGATAACATCTAGTCCTCTAACCATTATTCAATCTGTTCTGACAATTGAGAGTCGTATCATTGACACTTGCGGTTCAAGATCAGACACTACTACACCACTTACACCCTCTTGCCAGATCACAACATTAGATCATGAGGAAGAGCCTGGAGAAATATCTACTACCTCTGTTGGTAGCTTGTCTGCCATGTCTGATAGTTCCATCTCAATTCCAGATCTAGTCGGAGCTACAATAGGAGCTTTTGTTGTAGGAATACCAGTTGGTGCCTTTGTGTGTTTTCTCTTCTTGAAGTTGTTCATAACTCCAAAAAAGCACAAACACTCCATAAACCATCACAGACATTCTGGTCAAGCAGACGCTAGATCTAACACTATCACACAAGTCAACAACCGAATCACTGATGACATTCAGAAACAGATTCAAAAGAAAGACCTTGCTATGAGAGACAATCCTAGCTACATTCCGACGATTCCCTCAAAAATTCCTTCGTTGCAACTGAAACCAACTCCCCTTGCTCTTGCTCCACCTCCTTCTGGAAATACACACAAGCGCAAAAATAGTAAAGACATCAACATGTATGTTTCAACTGAAGATGACGCTTTTGACGAGTGTGATGTTGTTCCTCCTCTAAGAAGTTTTAATGTTGCAGGCAGCAGCCATCCACATCGAGGACACAAGTCTATTGGCCACACTACTACGAATGGCGTTGGGCGAAAGAAATTCCCAGGTTACACTGCTCCTCGAGGGAGAACTGACTCCACAACCTGGCTAAGGGAAAACAGTTTATCGAGCGAGCCATCCTCACCATTGGACTCACCCATTTCTGATGTGTAG